GGCACGGTTGAAATTGAGGAAGGACTAAACAGTCGGTACTGCGATGCGCATACCCACCTTACACCTTGATTTTATTGGGGCTGGGGTGGGATATTGACATTTCTGTCACAAACTTTCAAGTTGAGGTCAAAAGAATTAGATAATGGATGCCAAATTAAACTTGATAGAACATGACACACAATGGCTCGGAACCACATAAAAGATTAGATCGGCTGGAAGCTATGCTGACTACTCATGCCCAAATGCTGAATCAGTTAGCTCCGCTATTGACACAAGTAGCACAAATTGCAACCAGCACTTCTGAAACCGCAACTCGCCATGATGAAGTGCTGGTTCGGCTGGAAGAACAAATTCGCCAAAACGCCATACAACAAGCTACTAATACTCAGGCGATCGCCCAGCTAACTGAAGATGTAGCTAGCCTCACCGAAGTAGTTATGCAATCAATTGAGAATTTAGAAGCCGATCGCGAAGCTTTTCGAGAAGAAATTCGCCGCATCTGGGAATATCTTCTTAGGTCAAATAATGGTAGTTCTTAGGCTCACATTTTTTATCAGAGTTACTGTGCTATTGATTTATAGTATTTATGTAAAAAAAGTTGATTTTAAATTAAGTAAAACTCTTATTTAGCATAAATCAGCAAGTTAAAAATTTGGCTTTTGATGTCAATTTTTAAACTGCCTAAGTGATTTGGCAGGCAGATTTAGTCGTTTTTTAAACAACTTTAGATTTCCTCAAGCAGCAATAAGGTTTTTTCTCTACACACCTTGCTAGACCGATGATAATATGCGATACTTTGTAAATTAAATATAAAATACTGTATGTTTATCGTCTTACAGTATTTTATAGTATAATGCTTATACAACTACTATCGTTAATTCCAACTTACAAGGATAAATGCTAGCTTTTAAAAGCTATATAGGTAGTTTTTGTAGAGTTAGATACAGACCAATGGCATTTACCTACATCTAATTGTGAGGCACGCTAAAACAGAAGTATGATTCAATTCTGAATAAATCTGCCTAATATGTATTGATTTATTAAGAGAAATTGTTAGCAATGAATTATGTTATCTCATGGCATCCTCAGGAGAAAACTGTACATATATCCTAGTGAATTTTGAGAGACACTAAGCAATGTTGCACCAACAAATTGACGATAAATTATCAGAAAGAAAAGCATGGGCATTGCGACGACAGTTAGGAATACCCAACAATAAACGTTTATGGGTATTAGCTTGTATGGATGAACGATTACCTATAGAAAAAGCCTTAGGAATTAGTGAAGGGGATGCGCATATTTTCCGTAATGCTGGGGGTTTAGTTACAGACGATGCAATTCGTTCAGCGATGTTAACTACCCAGTTTTTTGGTACACAAGAAATCATTGTGATTAATCATACTGAGTGCGGTATGATGACGGCTTCAGGTGACTTTTTAAGCGAGGTATTGCGTAACAAAGGAATTGATACAGATCGAGTTGCTATCGATCCTGCACTACCAGATTTGAAATTACCAAAAGGTGTTTTTTCTAAGTGGATTAAAACGTTTACTGATGTAGATAAAATTTGTGTTCAACAAGTAGAATTGCTGCGTAACTCTCCGTTGATTCCTCAAGATGTAGTAATTCACGGCTACATCTGGGAAGTGGAAAGTCAGAGTTTGCGCCGTCCATACGAAAGTCTGAGCCAGAAAGTCAATACATCTGAAGCTATGGGAACTCAAACTAATCAATAAACGGCATCAGTTGTAGAGACAGGTATTCTAATTGAATGATTCATATTTGGCATATTTCTATATCCAGCATTGGCATCAGCAAATTCAATAATTAAGTTTATACCTCCGTTCCTTTGTGGCAGGTGGATATTACCATTCATCTGCTACCTTTCTCAAAAATTATTAGGTTAAACCATATACTACATTTTTTGTATGAATTCAATCGTGCTTAAGAAAAAGACTTTTATCAGATTATAAATATGCCAACTTTATCCTCACTTCTGCTTGTAGTAGATAGAAAATATCTATCTACTACTTTCTTAATTCATAGAGGAATCATGTTTGATTTATGAAACACCCTAAACTTAAGATTAAAGTGTACGGAATTTTTTCAAGAATCGAACCGGATTTCTATATCAGAAGAGAATGATGAAAATAAGGAATAGCAAGCGGTGGTTATAGTTTTAGCATAATAGTAAGTAACAATACGCTATAGTTCTTGCAGGAGGAGCATTTATGGCAATTCTACGACTAGAAAATGGCATATTGCACAAGGATTTAGAAGATATTACGCGAGAATTGGCATCTTTGAATGTTCAACTCAATCGGTGGAATGTGGGAAGCGATCGCCAATTCCACGATCTATTAGCAAAAGATAGCCTCAACGAAGCAGAAAAAGAACAAGTACTCCAAGCTTTAGATGGATATTTTGAGCAGCTGCAACAAACAGCAGGTTATCAATCCCGCGATCTCATTGTCCTACACCCAGGAATTCCCAATTTAGATGAGTTACTCGCAAAGTTTGCAAAAATCCACACCCATGCAGACGATGAAGTCCGCTACATCATTGACGGCGAAGCAGTTTTTGGCTTTGTGCGTCCCGATGGTAGCCAAGTAGAACTGACAGTACAGCCACAAGAGTACATCAACGTTCCAGCCAAAACCGAACACTGGTTTCATCTAACTCCATTACGGCGAGTGAAAGCAGTACGCTATTTTATTACTACTGAAGGCTGGGTTCCTGAATACACAGCCAGAGAAATTCGCATTCCGCAAGCTGTAGGTTGAAAAATTGGGAGAATAGACTTGAGGCGAATTGTTTTTTGTGACTTTGACGGCACGATAACAGTAGAAGAAACCTTTGTTGCAGTTCTAAAAAAGTTTGCACCAGAACTGTCAGCAAAATTACTTCCGGAAATGTACGCACGAAAGATAACACTGCGTCAGGGAGTCCGGCAAATTCTCGAATCAATTCCCGCTTCACGCTATAACGAAATCTTGGAATTTACTCAAATCCAGCCGATCCGCCCAGGATTTGTGGAACTGCTAGACTTTCTAGAGTTTCAGGGAGTACCTTTAGTTGTAATTTCTGGCGGGTTGCGCGGAATGGTGGAAATAGTCCTAGATAGCCTAGTGCAACGAGTCCATGCTATCCATGCTGTAGATGTAGATACTAATGGTTCTCACTTAAAAGTTTGTTCTGAATATGAGGGAGGTACAGAACTGATTGCCAAAGTAAAAGTCATGTCAAAGTATCCAGCCTACCAGAAGATTGCTATCGGTGATTCGCTGACCGATCTAAATATGGCACTTCAAGCGAATCTAGTGTTTGCACGCGATCGCCTAGCCGAGTATTTAGATGAGCAAAAAAAACCCTACATTCGCTGGGATAACTTCTGGCAAATACGCGATTATCTAGTGAAATTGTGGAAATAAATCTCATCCTATGACCAGCCCAATCCTCACTGATTCTCGCGTTGAACTTATCAATACCGCCCGCAGTTTTTACCAGCAAGGTTGGATGGTGGGAACAGCAGGAAATCTTTCTATCCGTCAACCCGATGGTAGCTTCTGGATTACAGCTAGCGGTCGTTCCAAAGGAGAATTATTACCCAGTGATTTTGTTCGTGTTTATCCCAATGGCAGCATAGAAGAATCATCAACTAACTTAAAACCTTCTGCTGAAACAGCGATTCACCAAATACTTTATACTCTCTTCCCAAAAACACAAGCCTGTTATCATATCCACTCGATTGAATCTAACTTGGTTTCTCACTTTATAAAAGAAGATTACCTGCCTTTACCACCTTTAGAAATGCTCAAAGGTTTAGGAGTCTACGAAGAAAATCCTTATTGTGTAATTCCCATCTTCCCCAATTATTTGCAAGTTCCTCGTATTGCAGCTGAAATTCAACAGCGCTTCACCACCACTCCTCCCCAAATCCCAGCCCTCCTCATCCGCGATCATGGTGTTACAGTTTGGGCATCTTCCCCCACAGTTGCCCGTAATTATATTGAGTTAGTAGAATACATCTTTCGCTATATGGTTGCTGCCCGTAGTCTGGGGGCTTAGGGAGTGTGGGGAGTGTGGGGAGAAATAATTAATTGACTCTTGACTCTTGACTTTGAACTTATTTACCAATGACTAACCAAACTATTCGCGTTGTTGCCCGTGTGATTGCTTTACCCGATAAAGTAGAAGCACTCAAAGCAGTTCTGTTGGAATTAATTGAGCCAACTCGACAAGAAGCAGGCGTTATCAAGTATGAACTCTTACAAAACCAACACGATCCTACAGATTTTACTTTCGTAGAAGAATGGACTTCTAACGAAGCTTTGAATACTCATCTAGACTCACCCCATCTACAAGAAGCAGCTGCAAAATTAGAAGGGTTGGTGGCTGCTGCACCCGACATCCGCCGCTACTATATTGTGGCTTAAAGCTGTTAACAGATTGAAGCGATCGCTTCCCAGTTATTTATATAGAAGGCGATCGCAAAGCTTGTCTAGCAGAAATCCACCCAGTGATTAGCAATGGCAGCGCTTAGACTGATGAATTATTGGGTTGGGTAATCCGCGCTTCAATATCTTCTAATGTTTGCAGTAATAAACGTTTTGCCTGTAATTGCCAACCCCATTTTTGAATTCTAAAAGCAACTACAGAACCAGCTATAGCTGCTAACAATCCTATAGGTTGATTTAAGGAAATTCCTAATAATAAACCCAATCCCGCAATTCCCCAAAATGGTAAAGCTACTACTTGTCTTTGTTCTTCGACAATTTGAGCGATTTGATTGGGTTGCATAGTAGCTAATAAAGCTGCTTTTATTTGCCGCTGCTCTGCTAACGATACTGATAAACCAATTTTGCGACGCAGTTTTTCAATTTTACGAGCATCAGTACTGTACTCAGTTAGCTCGTCTTCTGCCATTTTCAGGAGTTGTTCTAATTGCACCATCTTATATTCTATCTCTAATTCTCGATATTGTTATTATCTCGAATTATTGTTAATTTTTCTTGACTTAATTAGGGTATTTGGGGGCATTTTATAGCACAATTCCAAATTTACTATTTAAAATTGAACATAGGCAAAATATACTAGCACGCTAAGGCAGAAATAAGACTCTATACAAACCAGGAGAATTTTCAGAAGCTTACAGTTCTCCTTGATCCTCGTGCTTTAACTCTTGATTCTTGAGCAATTCCGCGTAGCAGTACTAGCGATTTCGCATTTACAACCAGAGCATTTACTTGTGAGGTAATACTGATGGTGACAGTAGCTAAAAATACTTTATCTGTTGATACCAAAGAGCGATCGCTGATTCTTTGGTTTGATGAAGTGGGTATTGCAGATATTCCTTTAGTAGGGGGGAAAAATGCATCACTAGGAGAAATGATTCAACAGCTGAAACCCAAGGGTGTAAACGTTCCCACTGGATTCGCTACTACTGCTTATGCTTATCGTTATTTTATTGAGTCGGCGGGATTAGACGCCAAGTTGCGGAAACTCTTTTCTGACTTAGATGTTGAGGATGTAAAAAACTTGCAAGAACGCGGAAAAAAAGCGCGATCGCTACTAATGCACACACCATTTCCTGTGGAATTGCGTCAGGCGATCGTTAAAGCCTACGCAAGTTTATGCGAACCATACAATGCAGATACAGATGTCGCCGTTCGTTCTAGCGCCACCGCTGAAGACCTCCCCGATGCAAGTTTTGCTGGACAGCAGGAAACATATTTAAACGTTGTGGGTATTGAAAGCGTATTAGGCGCTTGTCATCGTTGCTTTGCTTCGTTATTTACCGATCGCGCTATTTCTTATCGTCATACTAAAGGATTCGATCACTTTAGTATTGCCCTAGCTGTGGGCGTGCAAAAAATGGTGCGTTCTGATTTAGCCTCTTCTGGGGTAATGTTCTCAATTGAAACAGAAACTGGTTTTAAGGATGCTGCATTGATTTCTGCTGCCTACGGTTTAGGCGAAAATGTCGTTCAGGGAACGGTTAACCCAGACGAATATTATGTTTTTAAACCAACTTTAAAAGCAGGTTATAGCCCAATTGTTGATAAAAAAGTGGGCAGTAAAGAATTAAAAATGGTCTATGATGATGGCTCAAAATATACCAAAAATATTCTAGTTCCTGCCGAAGAAAGAGGTAAATTCGTCCTCAACGATGACGAGATTTTACAACTAGCGCGTTGGGCTTGTGTAATTGAGGATCATTATTCTCAAGTTCACGGTCATTACACCCCAATGGACATTGAATGGGCAAAAGATGGCATTACTAATGAATTATTTGTTGTCCAAGCACGTCCAGAAACCGTCCAGTCGCAGAAGCAGGGAAATGTACTGCGGAGTTACCGCTTGGAGAAACCAGAGGAGAAAAAAGTTGCAAATTTCCCCCAACCTCTAGTGACGGGACGCGCTATAGGGGAAGCAATTAGTCAAGGAAAAGTCAGGCTAATTTTAGATGTGAGTAAAATCGACCAGTTCCAGCCTGGGGAAGTTTTGGTGACAGATCGAACCGACCCCGACTGGGAACCGATTATGAAACGCGCTAGTGCAATTATTACAAACTCTGGCGGTCGTACCTGTCACGCAGCGATTATTGCGCGGGAATTGGGCGTACCTGCGATCGTTGGTTGTGGCAATGCTACGGCAGTTTTAAAAACCGGTCAAGAGGTGACAGTTTCTTGTGCCGAAGGAGAAGAAGGACGAGTTTATCCAGGTTTATTACCTTTTGAAGTTCAAGAAGTGCATCTAGAAAACTTGCCCCGCACCCGCACACAAATTTTAATGAATGTGGGGAATCCCCAAGAAGCATTTAGTTTATCTGCTATTCCTAACGATGGAGTTGGTTTAGCGCGGACAGAATTTATTATTGCCAATCAAATTCAAATTCATCCAATGGCGTTGATTCACTATGATAATTTAAAGGATGAATTTGTCAAAGCTAAAATTGCAGAAATTACCGCACTTTATGATGATAAACCCCAATATTTTGTTGATAAATTAGCCCAAGGCATCGGCAGAATTGCTGCGGCATTTTATCCCAAACCCGTCATTGTGCGGATGTCAGATTTTAAAAGTAATGAATATGCAAATCTTTTAGGCGGTCAACAGTTTGAACCCCATGAAGAAAACCCGATGCTGGGCTGGCGCGGGGCTGGACGTTACTACGATCCAGGTTATAGAGAAGCTTTTGCCTTGGAATGTTATGCCATTAAGCGGGTACGGGAAGAGATGGGTTTAACTAATGTTATCCCAATGATTCCCTTCTGTCGTACACCCGATGAAGGACGTTTAGTATTAGCAGAAATGGCAAAAAATGGCCTGCAACAAGGTGTAAATGATTTGCAAGTATATGTAATGTGCGAGTTGCCCAACAATGTAATTATGGCTGAAGAGTTTGCTGCGGTTTTTGATGGATTTTCTATTGGTTCTAATGACCTAACGCAGCTAACACTGGGTTTAGATAGGGATTCCGCATTAGTGGCGCGATTATTTGACGAACGCAGTCAAGGTGTCAAGCGAATGGTAAAAATGGCAATCCAAGCTGCAAAACAAAATCATCGTAAAATTGGGATTTGTGGGCAAGCACCTAGCGATTATCCAGAATTCGCTCAGTTTTTAGTCGAACAGGGAATTGATTCTATTAGTTTGAATCCTGATTCAGTTCTGAAAACAATGTTAGAAATAGCAAAAGTGGAAAATCTCAAGGCTTAAATTCCTTCTTTCTGGAGATATATAGACATTCCAAGTAAATTTACCTAAAAATCAATATGTGTATGATTAATGTGGCATTTTGAATTACCCATAGGGGTTGACTTTCTCCACAATTAATTTTGGGGAGAATCGACGAGCAGCCCCTCCCCTTTAACAATGAAGCAAATTCACGCACTCAAGCACCCAGATTCATCTCCTCCTGCCTCTAAAGGTGAGGTTTTATGAAATACTTTTCAGAAGCGGAGTCAAGATTGTGGGCACTGAGCAAAAATTGACGAGATGTGAAGATATTGTCGCGGGCGGAGGTGAGATGGGGGCGCTCATGCGATCGCTTGACTGGTCAACTACCGCTGTCGGTGCTGTAGAAACTTGGCCGCAAAGCTTAAAAACTGCCGTTCGCATCATGTTAGGGTCGCGCTACCCCATGTTTGTTTGGTGGGGAGAGTCGATGACCAAGTTTTATAACGATGCTTACATTCCAGTTTTGGGTCAACGCCATCCCCAAGCGCTAGGTCAGCCTGCTTCCCAGGTATGGGCGGAGATTTGGGACACCTTAGGGCCACAAGCTGAAGCTGTGCTGCAAAAAGGGTATTCTTCATGGAACCAAGAATTGCTCTTAGTTATGCAGCGTAATGGTTATACCGAAGAAACCTACTTTACCTTTTCCTACAGTCCCATTCCCCAGGATGATGGTAGTGTGGGTGGGGTCTTCTGTGCCTGTACTGAGGAAACCCGTCGCGTTTTGAGCGATCGCCGTCTGCACACGTTACGAGAACTAGCAGCTAATACCGCCGAGGCTAAAACCGTTGAAGATGCTTGTGAAATTTCTGCCCACACCTTAGCTAATAACCCCTATGATGTACCCTTTGCCCTACTGTATTTGCTGGATGATAGCGAATCGCAGGCGCGACTAGTAGGTGCAACAGGATTAGCCCCAGGAACCCCAGCCAGCCCTCCAGAAATTGAGATGGGATCGGAAATATGCGATCGCTGGTCGCTTTCTGCTGTCCTTACCGATGGTAAAA
The genomic region above belongs to Calothrix sp. NIES-2098 and contains:
- a CDS encoding carbonic anhydrase, which produces MLHQQIDDKLSERKAWALRRQLGIPNNKRLWVLACMDERLPIEKALGISEGDAHIFRNAGGLVTDDAIRSAMLTTQFFGTQEIIVINHTECGMMTASGDFLSEVLRNKGIDTDRVAIDPALPDLKLPKGVFSKWIKTFTDVDKICVQQVELLRNSPLIPQDVVIHGYIWEVESQSLRRPYESLSQKVNTSEAMGTQTNQ
- a CDS encoding acireductone dioxygenase ARD; translated protein: MAILRLENGILHKDLEDITRELASLNVQLNRWNVGSDRQFHDLLAKDSLNEAEKEQVLQALDGYFEQLQQTAGYQSRDLIVLHPGIPNLDELLAKFAKIHTHADDEVRYIIDGEAVFGFVRPDGSQVELTVQPQEYINVPAKTEHWFHLTPLRRVKAVRYFITTEGWVPEYTAREIRIPQAVG
- a CDS encoding HAD-superfamily hydrolase; translated protein: MRRIVFCDFDGTITVEETFVAVLKKFAPELSAKLLPEMYARKITLRQGVRQILESIPASRYNEILEFTQIQPIRPGFVELLDFLEFQGVPLVVISGGLRGMVEIVLDSLVQRVHAIHAVDVDTNGSHLKVCSEYEGGTELIAKVKVMSKYPAYQKIAIGDSLTDLNMALQANLVFARDRLAEYLDEQKKPYIRWDNFWQIRDYLVKLWK
- a CDS encoding methylthioribulose-1-phosphate dehydratase; translation: MTSPILTDSRVELINTARSFYQQGWMVGTAGNLSIRQPDGSFWITASGRSKGELLPSDFVRVYPNGSIEESSTNLKPSAETAIHQILYTLFPKTQACYHIHSIESNLVSHFIKEDYLPLPPLEMLKGLGVYEENPYCVIPIFPNYLQVPRIAAEIQQRFTTTPPQIPALLIRDHGVTVWASSPTVARNYIELVEYIFRYMVAARSLGA
- a CDS encoding antibiotic biosynthesis monooxygenase, which codes for MTNQTIRVVARVIALPDKVEALKAVLLELIEPTRQEAGVIKYELLQNQHDPTDFTFVEEWTSNEALNTHLDSPHLQEAAAKLEGLVAAAPDIRRYYIVA
- a CDS encoding phosphoenolpyruvate synthase, which gives rise to MVTVAKNTLSVDTKERSLILWFDEVGIADIPLVGGKNASLGEMIQQLKPKGVNVPTGFATTAYAYRYFIESAGLDAKLRKLFSDLDVEDVKNLQERGKKARSLLMHTPFPVELRQAIVKAYASLCEPYNADTDVAVRSSATAEDLPDASFAGQQETYLNVVGIESVLGACHRCFASLFTDRAISYRHTKGFDHFSIALAVGVQKMVRSDLASSGVMFSIETETGFKDAALISAAYGLGENVVQGTVNPDEYYVFKPTLKAGYSPIVDKKVGSKELKMVYDDGSKYTKNILVPAEERGKFVLNDDEILQLARWACVIEDHYSQVHGHYTPMDIEWAKDGITNELFVVQARPETVQSQKQGNVLRSYRLEKPEEKKVANFPQPLVTGRAIGEAISQGKVRLILDVSKIDQFQPGEVLVTDRTDPDWEPIMKRASAIITNSGGRTCHAAIIARELGVPAIVGCGNATAVLKTGQEVTVSCAEGEEGRVYPGLLPFEVQEVHLENLPRTRTQILMNVGNPQEAFSLSAIPNDGVGLARTEFIIANQIQIHPMALIHYDNLKDEFVKAKIAEITALYDDKPQYFVDKLAQGIGRIAAAFYPKPVIVRMSDFKSNEYANLLGGQQFEPHEENPMLGWRGAGRYYDPGYREAFALECYAIKRVREEMGLTNVIPMIPFCRTPDEGRLVLAEMAKNGLQQGVNDLQVYVMCELPNNVIMAEEFAAVFDGFSIGSNDLTQLTLGLDRDSALVARLFDERSQGVKRMVKMAIQAAKQNHRKIGICGQAPSDYPEFAQFLVEQGIDSISLNPDSVLKTMLEIAKVENLKA